TAATCGCAgaaaacatttttctaattaagaAGAGAGCAGTCGATTGGCCAGACAGAGAATCTCCTGTCCCCACCTTCCACCTGAAATGTTCAATTACTCACTACAAATAGTTTAAggattaatttgctttatttatttaatttattttacaatttatttgaatagtTAGGCTtgcaaaaaagtaaaacacatttaaaagataataactaaattataaaaatgggTTAAAATACAACACTTTGACAGAGGGGGCACAGTGGTCTGGCTGAGGGGGCACTGCCCTCTGGTGGCCATCATCctgaaacccataatcattaacgGATGAAGTGAGATAAGAACAATATCGCCaatataattctgtgatcatttgttctcaggtttctgtcatttttaatgctgcattagtacataacataacgattgtttacacttaaccggaagttccgcccacatcgcccgcaaaacatcatgggactcaggaatattgtggatggCAGGGAGAGAGGCAACACGCGCGGCGCGGGAATAAAGCGTATAGCGCAGAACGCACTTTATTCCCACTccagagagaaatatttctctctagccaggtgtcagataactagcacaaagatttagaacTCGGTCTGGATTGAAATGTCCTTCGGTCCGGATCCGGACCAGAGTCCGCCTATTGAGTATCCCTGCTGTAGCCTATACTTAATTATTAAATCAATTTTAATTGATaagttttcaataaaatacatGCAACATTTTCCTGATCTATGAGGTGGTGTGCAATGTCAAAatgttgattttgaggtaatttcaGGGACGCAAACTATTCACTTTTCAGCTAAAGTGAGTGATTTGCTGTGAAGAATGTTCAGAGTTTGCTCACAACGACTGATCCACAGTGGAGATTAATTTGCTTACAGATTGCTTGAGATGCTATGGAATGCCAAATGtaattgaaattaacaggaaatggtgcacccttttcctgaagtggttattttgaataagcatgtCTTGAGAATCATAAATTGTCattcaaaaaaagcatcttgctgtcttaaaGGTATTTGCATAAGTTCACAAATTTTGCATAACTATTGCCCCTGTATACACTACTGTATATCACAATAACCCCCTtcgccacctttaaaaaaaaaattaaaaatgtaatcaaaacatTGATTTGGcctattatttcttttcacacacatttttcaaTCTTAAAACACTCTGTAACATTtctaaaaacaaaagatattaaACTAGGCCTGGCCTGCTTGCAGGAAGTAAATGAATATTGCTGCAATGTTGATGTTACCGATGTAACCTACAGTAGTGGGGCTGATAGAGCTCTTACAGTCGCTGTTCAGTGACTAGGTGCTGAAATCAATCGTGTCATGATTGATGCAGTTTCTCCCACATTGTTCAGTTCTCTGCAACATAGTTTAGTTTACAGAGAAAATTTGAAAGACCTTAGTCATTTAGtttctgtattgttttgtttaagtAAAGTTAAgccactggaaaaaaaaatatatataatgaaagAGGAGGCTCTAAGTGAAGAGTGACAGATCAGCAATATGTCGCCTTTAGATACAGTCCATGCATGAGTAGATTAAAATTAGCTCTGTTTTAAAACAACCTATAACGCTCATaaactttaacacacacacacacacacacacacacacacacacacacacacacacacacacacacacacacacacacacacacttatctgTGGCAGTTTTTGCAGTATGTGCATCTAGACCACATGCCAATGTTCCCTCTCAAGAGACTTTTGGACTATAAAAAAGAGGTTCGGCCGTCCAACAAAACAATTAGCCATCTTCCCGCAGTGCATGGGAATCCAGGGCCCACTAgataagcaccctcaaacgaaccttagaACACCCTCAATTgtagaccagggcaaactactgcctgcGGGTCGAGTTATCAAGaaagttttttattagatctttcatttatctggctttgggacctatcgcgcatccacaaACTTGTAATATGCTCAatgttgccagataatagatgcaacaccccaatcagagatttatactttctcaaataggaaatatttcaccttatgtcatacttaatttatgcaatctggcaaccatgcatgcgagtgcacGCGCTTTCtctctgcaaaaaacaaacaaacaactactTAGGGCataaaagataaaactatgcagaactttttatcttctctgttccatgttctacttaatggctgatgtggccccagtaccaaaatacacttaacaataaatgttttgtaaattaaaaaaacaaacttttctttacgctgtttaagtagcatttaaacatgatttaatctattaaaaatgtgtaattatgctacatctccactttatacagagcacccccactattttcagaagcaccctcagtgattgtgatctggaaccgggcctggagGGCAACACTGAAATATATTTCCTTCTCAGTTGTCGCTAATGTGTTGTACGCTGATCAAGTTGCTGCTTTGATTGTTGCTGTACTATACTGTTTGATTGTTGCGTAGGGattttacattaaattaatatttcgCGTTCATTAGAAGTTAAGATcgtcgtcagcatttgtggcataatattgattaccacaaaaaaaatgaatttggactcacccctccttttcttaaaaatgtaatatatatatatatatatatatatatatatatatatatatatatatatatatatatatatatatatatatatatatattaaaaagcagcaaaaatgtaGGCTGCAGAGAGGCACAGAGAGGGGatttgaatggggccaatacgtaaacatgaaaatactgactgtttcaaaagtatagccacaagacatatacAATATAgcctgtgttaacatgattttagtgtgataaaatcacttactaaccttttctgtgtaaagttatttccaattttacaacttcgtttacATGACGACGTAACGCCATAAACCCTTCATCCCTAAAACGAccgttaaacaactttacagctcatacaaaagttttaacagaagaattaatgtaagtatttttataaaattaatagcTTTACCTTAAAGCCATCCtataattggccccattcacttccattctaagtgtaatctcaagttttttttttttttttttttgtagtaatcatcATTAggcatatgccacaaatgctgacgacaGAACTTCCTATGAATTGCGTCTCCATTTGCCATTGAACTATGTTCAATTTATGCTAAATAAAAAGTAGAAatatctaataaaatataataatatagtataatatagtaccGGAGTACTCCTAAAAATAATCTCTCACTTTAAGACTTATCAAACGTTTTCACAATGATCGGTGCTGCTTTATTgcctgtttgtgtatgtgtgtatgtgtgtgtgtatgtgtgtgtgtgtgtgtgtgggcaggtttaagtggtttacgaggacttttttttttaggttacaaacttgtaattacaagggtattatgctataaatatggtttatgaggacatttctagtgtccccataattcaaatcgcttaaaaaacatactaaatgatgttttattgaaaatgtaaaaatgcagaaagttttttgtgagggttacgtttaggggtagggttaggggttaggggatagaatttatagtttgtacagtataaaaatcattatgtctatgagagtcctcataatgatagcagcaccaacatgtgtgtgtgtgtgtgtgtgtgttgtgtgtgtttgtgtgtgtgtgtgagagagagcttCCCTCAGCCTCGCGCACATCACCCATCAGCCTCTCCTTATAATAACAGCGCGTGATGGATGATGGCGGCGGGTTTGTTATTGTCTTGCGCCATTAAACCGTTTGTTCTCACCGCGCGGTTTTCTGTAATTCTGTGATGACTAGTTTAATGTGTAGTACAGTTATGTGCGCGGGGGCAGTGTTTTCCTAAACTCTAAGGCCCCAGCGTGGATGTGACATCGGGCATCCCATCATCAGTAACTCCGGGTAACTCAGACTCTCGCGCCCCTCAGAGGAGTGACGCATAAATATCTGTCCGCGCGCTATAAACAGAACGGTCACAACCCCGCGCGAAATTAAACAACAGCTCCTCCGCGAGATTAAGAGCCGCGCGATTTACTGGTCTAAAAACAACTGACCTTAAACACAGACCACGTCAGCCTACATTTTTCTGGACtgactacttaaaaaagtaacttttttttttcagagtcagGAGACAGTGTTCTGGAGAAGGCTTTAAACGAACAAAAGGACTGTTTTCCTATTATTAAAAGCGTTCATCTGATTTCCAAAATGGTAAAGACTTGCTTATCTGATGACAGATATATCATGATTAAGAGAAGGCTTACTTTTCATCCGATTAAGGGAATTAATCATGTTATCTCTTGCAGGCAGGGTGACATGTCCTCTCGTGAAAGATCTTGAGAGAAAAAGGTGGGCCAAAATGATAACAAGGTTCACACAGGTCAAAGCAAAGTGAATAAATTTAGATGAAGTCAAGTCCTACGAGTTtatgaacaacatcgtgcgagaccatacgaaatagccaactcgtaatttatgtacgacttttcatagATCGGGTTGGAATAAACATAAACTATCCGTCTTTTTTCAGTCAAAACTCAGTAAGTTCAGGAAAGGCAACTTGGATCCCATGAAACTATAAAATCAgtacttttttatttacaaatattctaaTGTCATTATTGACACTCCATCATAGCCATTTTACCTAGAAAGATTTTTCGTGTTTTTCTTTTATTACAAAAAAGTGATGGCAGCATCTATATAAAAACAGTTGAATAAAATCACACATTATTGCCTCGAACCAGCAAGGCCTATTTGTGAATATTTAAATAGATATCAATCTCTCTTTACAGGAATGCGAGTGAGGATGTTGTCCCTCAGTTCTTCCCACTCGTGTGTTTTTAGATAGGAGATAACGTGACGTTattctttaattaaaataattagaaTAGGTCCATGTTTGCCCATGAGCTCCATTTGGTGTTTCAGGAAGCTGTAGTCCCGCATAAACGTGTTGAATTCAACATTTCTTTCAGTTCATTTTCCGGTTTCCCCGCCACCATAAACGGCCAAGTCTgtgggaaataaataaataaataaataaatatattataataaatataataataataataataataatatatatatatatatatatatatatatatatatatatatatatatatatatatatatatatatatatattacatatttataacaattaattaaaatgtaatttgtattacaATTCTACGTATGAAAATGTCATACTAAACACAAAACAACAGAGGAAATAGTGATTGTAGTTAAATTTTATAGTATGCTGCTATGTGTGAAATTTAGAGTATACAGTTCAGATATATAATGTCTTTATTAAGTGGGctacagacatttttttattagttttataaACTGGTTTATAAAAAGCAGGGCGATGGATATGCACATTTAGCTTGTCATCATCAATATGAAAATGAACGGGTTAAGGGCCCAATCAATTTCAGAACAATTCTATAAATAATTTGGGCCttctacagtatatgcagtaATGCCACAGAAGAACCATTTTGGTTCCCCAAAGAACCTTTTAATAGTCTACAAATAACCTTTTCCATGGATGGTTAAAGGTTCATGTTGCAAGCATGCATGCCGaaaaagaacctttatttttaagagtgacaGATCTACTTGTGGAATGTCAAATAGTTTCGCATTCGCATTTGGACAAGAATAAAGTGTTGTGAAATTCTGAAGCCATTTATAAAATGGTCTCTTACCAGGTTGACAGGATGAACGTAGCCATTCTCGTATTTGTCACTGGCAAGTATCTGTCGCAGGTGCGCGATGTAGCTAGAGGCCAGGCGCAGCGTGTCCAGTTTGGAGAGTTTGGTGTCCGGTGGAACCCACGGTAACGTCGTCTTTAACCGGGAGAAGGCTTTGCTCAACACTCGCATCCTCGCTCTCTCGCGCGCGTTCGCCGCGTTCCTCTGGACCTGTTTGCCCTCTTGGGCCACACCGTTGAGCGCCGATTTCCGCATGGCGGCTGATTTGCGCCGCTTTCCCGTGGTTTCTGTATGATCTGTAACAGACGTTCCTTCGCAGTTGGAGCTGTCCTCGCTCTCGTTTAATGTCCCCGGGTCTTTACCGAATTTCAAAAGACCATCCAACAGCTCAGCCTCATGAAATTCATCCACGTCGCTGATGGAACCGGTGGACATGTTTAGGTGGAGACCTGATGAGTTGTGGAGAAGAACGAGTCTGAGGAGAGAAGATGTTTGTGGTTCCCTAAACGAATCCTGAGACAGTGCAACTGTCTTTGGTGTAGAAACGTGTCATGTGCGAGCTGAGGATGACAGTAACTTGTAACTCAGACGCTGGAGAATCTTACCATTTATCTCTCGCGCTCAGGGGCGTGCCCCCGCACGCGGCAAGATAGTGGGAAGTTACTCACATCATTTCTTCTGTGTATGATCGAATCATTGCACTTTAATTTAAAACACTCATACAATTTCAGTTCATACCAACTGTACAGTGATAGTGCTATTTCTCAACAATTTATAGACTTTATGTGCAATAGTTCAAATTCATCCTTTATAGTCTATTGGATTTCAAGAGAATACACAAGCATAACTCATGCATTCAGCAG
The genomic region above belongs to Myxocyprinus asiaticus isolate MX2 ecotype Aquarium Trade chromosome 28, UBuf_Myxa_2, whole genome shotgun sequence and contains:
- the LOC127418691 gene encoding transcription factor 21-like, coding for MSTGSISDVDEFHEAELLDGLLKFGKDPGTLNESEDSSNCEGTSVTDHTETTGKRRKSAAMRKSALNGVAQEGKQVQRNAANARERARMRVLSKAFSRLKTTLPWVPPDTKLSKLDTLRLASSYIAHLRQILASDKYENGYVHPVNLTWPFMVAGKPENELKEMLNSTRLCGTTAS